From the genome of Vicia villosa cultivar HV-30 ecotype Madison, WI linkage group LG2, Vvil1.0, whole genome shotgun sequence, one region includes:
- the LOC131653140 gene encoding uncharacterized protein LOC131653140: MEDSDSDACLPPGWTVKVNVRKNGKIDKFYFPPSSDLKFNSLVGVFRYLNNAKNKAIIQRVSNIESDQQIPRRASKRLAGIKADPLLELKPTRARRDVAKQSGDDKAVINADRSSNSLPIDEPKPLNTVEGSEIMFNVKSTENTMENHATKKECERVLENEDNLDRKLDYPGVSDFPLKEILTDPCIAFAIQTLTGNTFETFQDAQTSASPEERGKKINVMKDDPKKFDVAETDKAGPCSKKKHDTSKMALSSVNLCKSDYNCSQIFGKKSRNVC, encoded by the exons ATGGAGGATTCTGATTCCGATGCATGTTTGCCACCAGGTTGGACTGTGAAAGTAAATGTGAGAAAGAATGGTAAGATAGACAAG TTTTACTTTCCCCCTTCAAGTGATCTGAAATTCAATTCCCTAGTAGGCGTATTTCGATATCTCAACAATGCTAAGAACAAAGCCATCATCCAAAGAGTCTCAAACATAGAAAGTGATCAACAGATTCCTCGCCGTGCATCAAAGCGTCTTGCTGGAATTAAGGCGGATCCACTTCTAGAACTTAAACCAACTCGAGCACGTCGAGACGTGGCTAAACAATCAGGTGATGACAAAGCTGTCATAAATGCAGATAGATCCTCCAATAGCTTGCCGATTGATGAACCAAAACCTCTGAATACTGTTGAAGGGTCAGAAATTATGTTCAATGTCAAAAGTACAGAAAACACAATGGAGAACCATGCTACTAAGAAAGAGTGTGAAAGAGTCCTCGAAAACGAAGATAACTTGGACAGGAAGTTAGATTACCCTGGTGTGTCTGACTTTCCCCTCAAAGAAATACTAACTGATCCATGTATCGCATTTGCGATACAAACTCTAACTGGTAACACATTTGAGACCTTTCAAGACGCCCAAACTTCTGCTTCACCTGAAGAGCGCGGTAAGAAAATCAATGTCATGAAGGATGATCCGAAAAAATTTGATGTTGCTGAAACTGACAAGGCAGGACCATGTTCAAAAAAGAAACATGATACCTCGAAGATGGCATTGTCGAGTGTGAACTtatgcaaaagtgattacaattgCAGCCAAATATTTGGTAAAAAAAGCAGGAATGTTTGCTAG